The sequence GTCTTCTTAAGATATTTGTCTTGTACAAACATCAGTGTATTAAATTGATTTTGTCTGAGTTGTTATTGATAGCTTAAACTTGACCTGTTTTCCCCACTTTAGTGAGACAGGTAAACATACTGATGTGTATATTTTTCTCAATTTGTAACTAGAGAGTACATTGTCAATTTACATGATTGAGACAGATACTGATATGAATTATTTTCTCACTTTGTAGCTCGAGAGTGACGTTGCTGGACTCCAGAGAAGACTACAACTGCTGGAAGAAGATTATGAACGATCTGAGGAGAAACTTAACTCAACCACAGAGAAATTGGAAGAGGCATCCAAAGCTGCAGATGAGAGTGAGAGGTATTGTTACCGCAGAATCACTTAAACTTGATGGCAGTTATTGAAAGCCTTCAGTAAATATTCAACTCCACATACATACAAAATGACAAGCCGTTAAAGCATTGCCTCAATTcacaatttgaaaatattagcAATTACTCTCTAATTTGTACCCAagttaaataatatttaacagAATTTTATCATTAAATCTTGCCTTTAAAACTAATTGTTAATTAACTAATGATTTACATGGTCTGACAGAGAGATGAAAATTATAAACAGAAATACAATTTCATGAAGATGGACATCTATCTatgtattatagatatatattgaaGTTTGAACACCTTGAGCTGTTTTACTTTGTTTGTGCatgatataacatgtaaattACTGAAGCAGCAGGTGCTTTTCAACAGCTGTACAGAACTGATCAAATAATTGGTGAAAGTTTTTCATATCATGTATGATAAAGTTTGATTAGCTATCTTTGTTGACTTTATGAATGCAAACATTATTTACCATCTGAGAACTTTACATATGATGATTTTAAATGGTGATTTTCAACAAGGTTGGACTGTTGTACATAAATTGGTGAAATTCACCTTGGTTGAAATTAAAGCCCACTGTTTTAGGGAAAGTCTGGGTCTAGATGAAGAAGCCAATTTGTTATCTTTCATGCTGGAAGGCACCTGTTGTGGATGTTTGATGATtgtgattttatcatttttcattattgaattttggATTGACTAtcaaagaagaagaaaaatattttattgtcaatttgATGTGGTAGATAGTTGTGATTAAATTGAAGCTTTATTTATATGGTTTCagtttaaattaaatgtaaagaTTCACAAGTTTAGCTCATACAAATACAGATTACATAAATCATGTGGCACCTAAATGGGTGTTGCCCTAGACAAACAAAACTCTTCAGTTAACTACCAcattaaatttgatttgtttacaatCTCAATTACAATGAAGGAACTGAAAATTTTGTGTCGGCTAATTATTGCATGTTTGAGACATATAGAGGACAATTGCTTGATGTGACTGGAGTTATACAATAATTGGCTACGGTAAGTATTTTTCGGATTCCGAATATAATTTGGTCAGAATTACTTTCCAAGGGATTTAGTGATCATAGTTAACTAGTCATTGCAGGTAATACGATAATGCGGTAATGCAATATTATATCAAGTTCAATGCAATATTATATCAGGTTTTGTGCAAAGGCTGGTGCTGGGATAATACAGGCAAAGGTAATAGAATGATTTAGGAGTCTGCATGTTGATTGATTTGTTGCAGATGCCGACGTGTGTTAGAGAACAAAACATGCCTTGATGACAATAGGATTGAAGTCCTAGAACAAGCTCTTAAAGATAGGGATTTAATGGCTAATGAAGCTGAACGCAAGTACGAGGAGGTAGGCACAAACAGCTGGGGCTAGTGATTCATATTTACGCTTCAGTGGATCGTAGTTGCCTAGTCGTCACCATATTGTAAAACTGTTTTCTTTACTTTCTTTTTTATCCACAGCTTATTTTTCACCATTTTTTATTAGTCGGTACGAGATTGCCTCAAATTACATTTGAGAGATTAACCAGTTTCTTTCTCTTTTTCAGAATCTTGGATTCTAATAAAAACCTTTGTTTTCTTTACAGATGATTAACTTTAACGTTATTTCTTGCAGAGTTTTAAAGCTTCTGTGTTACTGTTGATTCTATCCTTGTACAAATGTCAGTATTTTCCCGACCTTGGTTCTCCCCTCCCCCATGGAAAGGATGCAAGTATGTCACCAACGAACAGTTACCTGATACAGTATATAGGTTTTGGGTAAAGGGCGGTGATTGTGGGTGGGGAAAAAGTTATCAAGGAACCCAACGAATTAAATTTGATAAAGGTACATGTCATGTGTACTTATTTCCTGAAATTCTTTTTGAATAACAACAGAGGTCGCAAGGTACTTGAAAGCAGGAGCCTTGCGGATGATGAAAGGATAGACGCACTAGAGCAACAACTAAAAGAAGCCAAGTATATTGCGGAGGACGCAGATCGTAAATACGATGAGGTTAGAATGATATCCTCGAGCATATGTTTTAGTATCGGACAATGACATACTAGCATGTTCTTAGTCTTAGACATGGTATACACAGAAATTGGCTCAAAAGTGCAAGTGTCAAAATCTTCTAAtcttaaaaattcaaaaacgaaaaagtgaaaacaaaacatCTACAATCAATCTCCTGTTTGAATAAACAAGAAATTAAGATTTTGCCCAGATGACATTTTGAGCTGTTATCAGTgaatataccatgtttattgtttcAGAGCAGTACAAAGCATTATAACAAACACGTTACTAACATACCCTCAGAGTCCCATTCACTTGCAGCTCAAGCTTTTCGCCAATCTTTGTTGTTGGCTATTGTGTTCGGAGGCTTCTTTGTTGTTCGTAAGTCTGATCAAAACTGTCATGTCGTACTAATGTTCATTGCCCCTAGAAATCGCAAGGCGCTTGAAGGCAAGAATAACACTAATGAGGAGAGGATTGATGAACTAGAAAAACAGTTGGATTCTGCTAAAACCGTTGCCACGGATGCCGACTCAAAATTCGATGAGGTGAAGACTTCTTGCTTGCTGAAATATGTTTGATTTGTCAGGCCCTTGTCTTCAGTTGTTCAGTGTTCTCATCTAAAGATAGTtaatgtcaaaaaaaaaaaaaaaaacactgttCTTTTCATCAATTTCGGACAAGCTATTTGATCATGATAGATAATGCTCCATTGAACATTCAACCATTTTTTTGTTTCGAATCAACCACTTGGTTTTACGATTTAGTGAGAACACTGAGTTGTTCCCCTTGACCATATAACCTTGTGAGGATGCGACTGAAAAATTATGTTGACATCTCCTACTTAAAACATTGAGATACTACATTTTTTGCCTAGAACCTGCCTACTTCTCCTCAACATAGATTTATCTAATCGTCCTTATATGGTTCGCATTGTGTGATCGCTGTTCATGTTGCCAACCTCTCTGATCTGAAGTCTTTATCCAGATTTCATCTGTCCCATAGCCcaatattatatcatttttcaCGAATGATCAACAGGCCCTTTCCTTATCATGGACCTCTGACCAAAATGCCATACTTCATTGTCCTATCCCATATAGCTGCTGTCATCCTTTGAAATTTCATCATTACGTATTGTACATCATTTAGGAGCCCTTTTGAAAACATTCAATAAATGCCCTATCCCATTGCCTCTATCTATATCATTTCTAAATCATTTTACATCCAAAGTAGTCCTCCTAAGGAACATTGTCATTATCTCTGTAAACTTGACCTTGTGTGGTCCTGTCGTGACCTTGACTCTTTCTGGCCCTGTCTATGTGCCTTGACCCTCTTTggtcctgttttactgtaacatatgtaatactgaaagCTTGCTGCCTcccaattgttttttttttattattcactTTGTGTTTGATCTAACCTGGAGCTGCTGACCACATGATTACTAATAAAACATTTGGGCTGTGCGCCATTTGGAGTGCTTCCTGTCTTACTGATAATCAGCACCCTGCCGGACGGGACCACTACAGCCTTGTACCAACACGTTGTGTGATGATGTTGAGCCTGCACTGTGTTATGTACTCAACTTGCATTTGgactttatatatatgaattatgcATTTATTTGATGATATTAACTTCTCTCACATGGGACATTAGCAAACAAATTGGAAATTTGACAGATGACTGTAGGATGTGGCTATATTCaaagatatatatcatatggaataaaaaaaaagaaaacttaacACATCCTTTAGCGTTTTTGTCGTGTCAAAACGGCTCTTCAGAATGATTGTTTATGtaggaaaatatttataaaaaaaatctttcaaagcCATGTGTATATTTGTGTCCTAGACTGCCACTCATAATAAGACCTACTATAACATGACTGTATAAGGTTGTGGATCTGTTTGCTATGTCCATGTGATTTAGATCTGACCTATATCAGTCGACTGGCATGGAGGAAAAAAAAGTACAAACGTATCCCTATATCACTTTGAGATCCTTATCAGTTAATGAAGGCCTCAGTACCGGTACTTAGCTACCACCATCAATGGTTCAGTTGCAGTTCAAGTTTCTGTTTTTGATTGGATTTAAAGTGATATTGGGCTTAGTTCTGTACCTAGAATCTGTACTGAACAGACAGGGATCTAGACAGACAAGTTATGTCTGTTCATATCTTCTGTTCAGTACCATCCTAGGCTTGCTGATATCATGGTCTTTGTGAATTAACTGTGCATTTTGgaaaattacattttagtgGTGCATTCAAATTTGTTGTGAAATGTTAACGCAAAATTCATCTAGCTTACAAGGTACAGAAATaccaattaacacaaaattttaaaagCGATGAAAGTACAAATGATGCAAATTGTTAGTGGAATTTCTTTTTAAACTTAATGGTTTTAAGAAGAGttgtaataatatttaaactctTAAGTTAGTTTTCACTCTTATCAAGGTGCATGAATTAGAGGAATTTCATTTAAGAATGAGCATCCACAACATAAGATGTAATATTCCTTGTTACTTCTGTTTTATTTCCCTATGAACATGTGTACCTAGTGTGTTTGATTAGGTACACAGACAGACAATTTCATGCTAGGATGGATACagattattgataaaaacagaaaaattacAACTGCAATCTTCAGGTTCTCTTGATTTCAAGTGTAACTTGAATTGTGTCCTGTCGTGATTCCATTTGGAGATGGATAAATTTGTGATACAAGGAGAAAATTTCTAATTTCTCTGCCATGTAGCATGATATTGTCTGGACTGATGAATCCTTATGTTTAATAACATGTAAAAAAGTCGTAACCAAAACACACAAATCTTCAATGTTTCATGAAGGACATTTTAAAAtccattaaatataaattaaaatttctccTAATTAACTTCAGCATACTTAATGTGATATTACATCAtttcacaaaatgttttaagatGATTGAGTGTTTGTGTGTTAGCTGTTATGATTTTGTCTGTTGGAGTATAGAAGAGAATTGCAATTCCAAAccaagggaagcaactcttaTCATATTCCTAATCTGTGTTACACAAGTGACTTTGTAATCTTTCACAAATATATTACGAGCTAATTCTTCAAAAAATTAACTTTCACCATTTTATGATGTCAATCACTACTTTCTGATCAtggttttaatttaaaaacgTTTTGTCATAATCACATCAGTCACTTGTGTTCATtgattatctagttttaacACTTATCATTCATATCTGAATGTATTTAGAAATTTGATAGACTgcattatgttttaaatttccaacaatgaatttcattttattcttgATGTTGTTATGCATGTTTTGTTATCTGGTTTGAATTTATCAGTTTGATTTAAAGAATCCAAAATCAAAAGTATTATTATGATgagaaaatatctgtatttctTTTCGAATGAAAATGGATTCTTAGAATATTTGAAAGGGATGTGATCAATCACATGTTcatgaacaaacaaacaaaacttttaccaaaaaaaatgataattatggTGGAAATTACACCAAGTTTGTTTTTAGAATCAATAGAACtatagaagaaagaaaaaaaattgatgaataATTTTAATGAGATGTACCCATCCCTGAGAATGTTCAATTGGTTTtgttgtttgaatgaaatttTTGTATACATGCATCCATATTAACTCATCCTCTGTAGTTACTACATAGGACCATTTCTATAGTCTTGTGTGGTTCACTTCAGAGGTGCAGGGCTCCATGAATGTTTCAATTTTTGGCCATGTTATGACATGTTTTTAAAACTAACTGTCATACTTTGTCctgtaaattgtaaaaaaaattaatcttCTCGTACTactatttatgatatttttattgaaatgaaaagtcATAATTGTCCCGAGAATTGCATGAAACAGGAGCTGACTGTTGCGTGTGTTTCATTGTGTTTGTCGAGGGCGTTTCCAGCTCTTGGCCAGCTGTAATAGCAAGCAAGCATGTTGTTATATTGTAACCCTGTAGATATCCCTGCTAGACAAGtgtcatgttttacaaaaacAGTCACACTTCTAGTTGATTGCAAGGCACCTCAATCTTTTTCTAAACTAGCACTttgatgttttcaatatttgcatGAGTTATGGTTTTCTCCTAgagtttttatcatttttgattttcctttctatttttttttgcatgatTTTTTCTCCTTCtgtttaattttaatgaattctttatatttttctattttttttttaattattggaAATTAATGTTTGGTCAATATGATGAACTGTTATCTAGGTGATTAAATGTTTAAAGTAAAATCTGCATGGTCCTGATTGCAAGTTTTTACctttatgaaatattcaaaataaattctttttcaTATTAAGATCTTCCATTCCAAGCTTTCAGCATGATTCTTTCTGAACAGAAgaattaatttaaaatgatgTAATTGGTTACATTATAAAGCTGAGCTGGGTTAGAAATGAGAGtagttaaattttttttttctccaataaAAGACATCTTTCCTGCAATCTTTCTATCTATGTGCCTTTATATAAACATATCTGCGGGTCGCTATAACAACCAATCTTGCCATTTGCCAGGCCGCCCGTAAGCTTGCTATTACAGAAGTGGACCTTGAGCGTGCCGAGACTCGGTTGGAGGCTGCTGATGCGTGAGTATTCCTCTTCTCGGAATGGTGCACGCCTAGGACAAACACAGTGGTcacatgacagtcatgtgacGATCACCCcgccatgttttttttttgtgtgttgtgtttgtagAACATGTTCCTTTATCCCATTTTATTAACCCCCTTTTGTAGGCTGCATCCAAACTAAAAATGAGTGAACACATGCGAGATCAGTTAGAGGACCAGGTTGAGGAGTACAGAGCGTGAGTGTTGAAGTTTTATACAGTCGGAGTCAACGTCAAAccaaaaaatcaaacaattttgGAATTCAAGCTTCGGAATGGAAATCTGTAGTTTGTCATTTTGAATATTGCCCAAAATGGGCTGAGACATTTCGAAAAAAATTATTGTGATTTAAAGATATTTCTGAAAAAACACAGGATTACCGTACAATATTTTTGGCATTATCTTTATAACAAGACTTTAATAGTGGAAGCCAGGAAGATAAATTCCAGGAAGATAAATTTCAGCTATAAGTTTAATATCTGTATTAATACTGCACAtttatactgttacagtttactAGGCCTTTTGTAGAACTATTAGCTGCACATACTTACAGTAATAAAgcatacctacatgtatgtatctttTTAAATACCGGAATATAAAAAACCAAAAGTTTAGAAGAAATGGTACAGTGAGACAAATTGTAAGATTAACATGCATGCATCTATCTCGCCCATGATAGGGGAAACTTGACTTCAAAAGTTTAAACTCGTTTGCATATTTTTGTTCAGTTTGCTATCATTTCCTATAGTTTTATGGAAAAGGGGCTTGTATGATAAAGTAGAATGACATCAAAAGATCTACATTTCTAGTCTCCTGGCTTTATATGCCTTATTCACTCCAGGACATTGAAAGATTTGGTATTCATTGTGAATTCATCAAACATATGGTAGAACAATATTCAAGAAAAATTATCCATTCTTATATTGCTCTCCATAACTCAGAAAAGGGAACATTTGGCATAAACCTTTTAGCACTTTTTTTCtattcattaaatttataaacTCCTCAGAATTGATGTGATAAATAGAGTGTCATGCAGAAATTAATTTAGGTGAAAATTCAGCTCGACATTTGCACAATTTTACAGTTTGCAACTTTGGTTCTAAAAtctgttactatggtaacagATGTCAGTGAAGTTTCCTCTTAGGCATGCATGATTAACACCCGTGTTCCTTTGCCTGTATGTTGTTGGGAATTATTTCAGCAAAATCAAAGCCACAGAGGAAGAATACTATGGTCAGTCAGCTATGGTAAAAACTCTAGAAGCAAATTATCACAAGGTAAGATAAATATAAAGTGATAGTGATAGGACTGGTATCCAACAAGCTTCAACATTGAATTTCCACATCAAAACGGGGAAGGGCGGGAATATCAAATCTTTAATGGAATGAAGATaatacttttattgaaataCAATACAGGTGTGGTATTCTATTGATTCAAACACATGGAAATTCAAAAGAACCTTGGAAGATACAATAAACTTAAGATGGTATCCtattcagaaaattaaaaaaataataataataataaaataagtcaaagaaaataattcacatgaattaattttgaaaattttcaaaatttctgaAATGGATACAAGTAATTGACCTGCTTAAAACACGGTGCAATTGATTCGTTTTTGTTTGGTCAAGTAGAGCAAGTCTATGTGCTTGCGACGCCTGGCCGAGTAGAATTAACAGAAGAGTGTTCGCCTGCTGCCTGTCCATGTTTTCGATGTTGGGATTGCTGTCGCCGTCTGCCTGCTGCCTGCTCAAGATCATGTGTTCACAACTAACATTTTGTTGGAATCATTTGCACTGAGTTTTATTAGACTGTTCTCATCAATTGCATGTTTGGGTCGCTTTTGGCTCTGACCTGTGAAGATGAGAGTAGTCTCCCTTGAGTGAGTGACCTCCCTTGATCAGTCCCTGATTTAGCCTGCACCTGAAACCCGTTTTAACTGTGTTTGTCCCAGTccaattttctaaaaatgaaatCTCTGGTCTTGGTTTGGACCTAGACAACAGATAGGGTATTGTGTACTGATTGTGGCATGATTTGTTCCATAGTGgattatttgaaatttttagtATTTAAGCATGATTTGGTTTTGTTCCATTTTCCATTGCATTCCCAAttctatacattttattttgtcagcTATTCccatttttcaaaagtttttctttcatcacattttcatttcacattttgtgcaagtttcattttttttgttttacccttttcttttatttatgaatttctTTGGAAAAAAGTTTAGAAGtatttaaaagtaaaagtaaaaaaacTTTGATTTAAACCTAAAGAAGGTCCCATTTCAAAAGACAATGCAAAATGCCATTGTCAAACTATGACGATACCATCAAAGTTTAATAACCTTCCTGACTTTCAGGACTAGGTCTTTTCATAGACCTCTAATCATGCAgaaaaaaaagtgcaaaaaaaaaacccaatggAAATCATCCCATATGCCTGTCGATTCTAATGAGGGGCAACATGccattttacagtacataaacCCATATCTTTTGTACACTTGCAGCAAAGTACTCGAACTCGAAGAAGAGCTCACTGTTGTGGGTGCAAATATCAAAACCCTTCAGGTGCAAAACGATCAGGTAAGAAGCCCAGGTGGTGTAATCTAGCCAGGTTTAGCGAGGCAATGCCTGCCTGCCGGCGGAGGCTAAGCAGGCCTGACCTAGGGTCACACTCACTTATGTCACTATAGTAACCgtttttgtaaaattaatatgATTTTGTGTTTTCAGAAAAGTCCTTGAATTGGAGGAGGAATTGAAGGTGGTGGGCAACAATATGAAATCTTTGGAGATCTCTGAACAAGAGGTAGAAAAAGCGTATCGTGTCAAACAACACCACTCGCATGGTGTTTTCATCTGCTTGCCCTAGCATGTTGATGATGAGATTACATGATGCCATGTACACGATCAGTGATCAAATTGTTTTATccttattttttattgtatgtttatatatacacacaccaTACAGGAGTGCTTAGTAACTGGTCTGTACAGCAGAAATAGCTTCCCTGCTTTTTGATTGGtttaaagtagacaaatgtttAGTCCAGCAGGGTCATGTATTCCTGGATTTTGATTGGATAGAAGTAAGATTGTACCGGCCATGTTTGTACATTATAGATGGAGCCTTCTGCTTGTTGTGTCAGACCCGAGTAGAACTGGGAGGGCACCATGTAGTTCTGTACAGCGTCTGTGTGCATTCATTTACTATTGTATGTAGATGCATTTTGATGGCAAACATTTCATTTGGCCTTTGCAACATTTCAAAAAGAACCTTTTTCAAATTGGCCAGACGAAACTGCTGTATATGGAGGTAGGACTAGGTTGCTGAGGGGGGTCTGTCGCATGTTATATGGCTGATGTTAAATACTTGTACTGTAGAGTTTGCTTTCGAATTGAATGAGACACAGGTATTGATAGTTCTAGACACCCCAGCAGGGTAGTCAGTAGATGGATAGTTCGGATGCTGTCGACCATCTGTAGCTTATAGTTTGATATAGGTGCATGAACTCAACTGTTTGTGGTACTCACTTTAAGCaagttatcattattatcattatcatcaagAGACAACaagaaaaaattgaaaacaaaggaAAAGAAAATCAGAAAGGCTACTTGAAGGAAAATTGCAATATGAACTCAATCCATAATCTGAAACAAGGATGATTACAAGTTTTTTTTGTGCTACTTCCAAAGAAATAttttgagttatctcccctttaaagaaaaaaatgtttaaagttatctcccctcagCAGCCATTGACTAAGTTGGTCACAATCCCTCGGTGAGACACAACAATCAGCTTCATGTCTCGTGTACAGTTTGCTAGAAAATGGCGAATCAAACCCTGGAAAACGACTCATGATGAATTAGTCTTATTATCATTTGGAATTATCTCATattagaagattttttaaacaaaaatatcctCAAAAATGCTCTGAAAGAAAAACAACTGCAAAACAAAATTTGAGACTAATTCATCATTTACTATTCACGGAATCAGCAGTGCAATTTCATAAATTGTGATCAATGAGAATATCTGAAATATGTGGAGTTGGCGAGTCTATGAACTAATAGGATAGTAGATTTAATGCCTACCAACTGGAATTTTTACACAATATTCCAGGCTGCTAATGTTTAGATGTTTTTAAGAATGAAGACATTTTTCTCTTCATCAGATAGGGTACCAGCTCTTTGGCATTTTATGGCTtatttataaacacattttctttCATCATAGAGTTAAGAATTTGTATGGATTGAGGACACAAGAATTATTGTAGGATTCTTTCGGCTTAACTAAACAGTATATTACTCTATGCTTCGTAGTTAGCCGGTATGATAGATGTTTAGTTGCACTGACACCATGCATAACAAAAAGGTTTCTTTGCGTTAATCAAAAGGAATGCGAGATTAAGCTCTCGAAACACACTGAATTGGACTACTTACCTCTGAGCCAATGAGCAGCTTTGTAACATCTTGTCGTTGTACTATATTGCACATTACATTGACTAACTGTCTATGTTGAATTGCAAATATGGATGTACACAATATATAACAGTTTCACAACTGGGTGAATTTTTGGGTCGCGATGGGCGATAATGATTGGTTAGTTTTATGTCACGTGTATATCAGTAGCCTGTTGTCTTGATAGTAGTGTAGTACATTAACCTAGCTAGAAGATCGTCATGTATAAGGCTGGCACAACAATAGAACTAATAAATGGTAATGCTTCGTATAGCTGAAATCGtcaatatttctatttcaaGG is a genomic window of Argopecten irradians isolate NY chromosome 10, Ai_NY, whole genome shotgun sequence containing:
- the LOC138333630 gene encoding tropomyosin isoform X8, translated to MDLNRKTAGASSLQMLKDKMARLRQESDDLRDELEKKERDYNCERERCCQLESDVAGLQRRLQLLEEDYERSEEKLNSTTEKLEEASKAADESERCRRVLENKTCLDDNRIEVLEQALKDRDLMANEAERKYEEAASKLKMSEHMRDQLEDQVEEYRAKIKATEEEYYGQSAMVKTLEANYHKASQREDSYEETIRDLTKSLKDAENRATEAERQVVKLQKDVDSLEDELLGEKERYKAISDELDQTFAEIAGY
- the LOC138333630 gene encoding tropomyosin isoform X10; translation: MDLNRKTAGASSLQMLKDKMARLRQESDDLRDELEKKERDYNCERERCCQLESDVAGLQRRLQLLEEDYERSEEKLNSTTEKLEEASKAADESERGRKVLESRSLADDERIDALEQQLKEAKYIAEDADRKYDEAARKLAITEVDLERAETRLEAADAKVLELEEELTVVGANIKTLQVQNDQASQREDSYEETIRDLTKSLKDAENRATEAERQVVKLQKDVDSLEDELLGEKERYKAISDELDQTFAEIAGY
- the LOC138333630 gene encoding tropomyosin isoform X7, whose product is MDLNRKTAGASSLQMLKDKMARLRQESDDLRDELEKKERDYNCERERCCQLESDVAGLQRRLQLLEEDYERSEEKLNSTTEKLEEASKAADESERNRKALEGKNNTNEERIDELEKQLDSAKTVATDADSKFDEAARKLAITEVDLERAETRLEAADAKVLELEEELTVVGANIKTLQVQNDQASQREDSYEETIRDLTKSLKDAENRATEAERQVVKLQKDVDSLEDELLGEKERYKAISDELDQTFAEIAGY